A single genomic interval of Oncorhynchus mykiss isolate Arlee chromosome 13, USDA_OmykA_1.1, whole genome shotgun sequence harbors:
- the LOC110485720 gene encoding target of Myb protein 1 isoform X5, protein MEFLIGSPFSSPVGQRIERATSAALHAEDWALNMEICDIINETDEGPKDAVRAIKKRIVGNKSFREIMLALTVLEACVKNCGHRFHVLVASQDFVEGVLVRAILPKNNPPTTLHDRVLSLIQAWADAFRSSPSLGGVVCVYEDLRRRGLEFPMTDLDALSPIHTPLRSIPENDSSVTVPAPPPQSQTPRGPAASSPTQAALTAVPPQLSEGPISISPEQAQKLRVDLALVRGNLTVMTEMLNQLTPGQSQQEDSELLQQLYQVCREMQSRVVELIPRLLDEGLIEELLVVNDDLNNAFLRYDRFDRLNKAQRTATEQTPARANLIDLSPVPQSLSQPAFSAPSNQRQAANHTCLCASGAPEEDEFDMFAQTRGSSLADQRKSMRYEDPGAVEGLAGALDTRLQVTGAIPSSKPGPKNSTLEDIDRCLSADTETQPEAGDREGLTSEEFDKFLEERAKVADHIPSTHSLPPVSSRPPPQSARPQESSQDQLFSL, encoded by the exons ATGGAGTTTCTCATAGGAAgccccttctcttctcctgttGGACAACGAATTG AACGAGCCACCAGCGCCGCGCTGCATGCAGAGGACTGGGCCCTTAACATGGAGATATGTGACATCATCAACGAGACAGACGAAGG ACCCAAAGATGCAGTCAGAGCCATAAAGAAGAGGATTGTTGGTAATAAGAGCTTCAGGGAGATCATGTTGGCTCTGACA GTTCTGGAGGCATGTGTAAAGAACTGTGGCCACCGGTTCCATGTTCTAGTGGCGTCCCAGGACTTTGTGGAGGGGGTTCTGGTCCGAGCCATCCTGCCCAAGAACAACCCTCCCACCACCCTACACGACCGGGTGCTGAGCCTCATACAG gcgTGGGCCGATGCGTTCCGTAGCTCTCCCTCTCTGGGAGGTGTGGTCTGTGTGTACGAGGATCTGAGGAGGCGGGGCCTGGAGTTCCCTATGACTGACCTGGACGCCCTCTCCCCCATCCACACCCCCCTCAGG AGCATCCCAGAGAACGACTCCTCTGTTACAGTGCCAGCTCCACCACCTCAGAGTCAGACTCCCCGTGGCCCTGCTGCCTCGTCCCCTACCCAGGCTGCACTGACTGCCGTGCCCCCGCAACTCAGCGAGGgacccatctccatctctcctgaaCAG GCCCAGAAGCTGAGAGTTGACCTGGCTCTGGTCAGGGGGAACCTGACTGTGATGACTGAGATGTTGAACCAGTTGACGCCTGGACAGAGCCAGCAGGAGGACTCGGAGCTACTGCAG CAGTTGTACCAGGTGTGCAGGGAGATGCAGAGCCGTGTGGTGGAGCTGATCCCCAGGCTGCTGGACGAGGGCCTCATAGAGGAGCTGCTGGTCGTCAACGATGACTTAAACAATGCCTTCCTCCGCTACGACAG GTTTGACAGACTCAATAAGGCCCAGAGAACAgctacagagcag ACTCCTGCCAGGGCCAACCTCATTGACCTCAGCCCTGTGCCCCAGTCCCT CAGCCAACCCGCATTCAGCGCTCCCTCCAATCAGAGGCAGGCAGCCAACCACA CCTGTCTCTGTGCGTCAGGTGCACCAGAGGAGGATGAGTTTGACATGTTTGCCCAGACCAGGGGCAGCTCTCTGGCCGATCAGAGGAAGAG TATGCGGTACGAAGACCCAGGAGCAGTGGAAGGACTGGCTGGAGCCCTGGACACCAGGTTACAGGTCACTGGAGCG atTCCTTCGTCTAAGCCTGGCCCTAAGAACTCCACCCTGGAAGACATTGACAGATGTCTGTCTGCGGACACAGAAACG CAACCAGAGGCTGGGGACAGGGAAGGGCTGACCAGTGAGG agTTTGACAAGTTTCTGGAGGAAAGGGCGAAGGTGGCCGACCACATTCCCTCAACACACAGCCTGCCCCCCGTCTCGTCCAGGCCCCCGCCACAATCCGCCCGGCCACAGGAGAGCTCCCAGGACCAGCTTTTCTCACTCTGA
- the LOC110485720 gene encoding target of Myb protein 1 isoform X1, whose translation MEFLIGSPFSSPVGQRIERATSAALHAEDWALNMEICDIINETDEGPKDAVRAIKKRIVGNKSFREIMLALTVLEACVKNCGHRFHVLVASQDFVEGVLVRAILPKNNPPTTLHDRVLSLIQAWADAFRSSPSLGGVVCVYEDLRRRGLEFPMTDLDALSPIHTPLRSIPENDSSVTVPAPPPQSQTPRGPAASSPTQAALTAVPPQLSEGPISISPEQAQKLRVDLALVRGNLTVMTEMLNQLTPGQSQQEDSELLQQLYQVCREMQSRVVELIPRLLDEGLIEELLVVNDDLNNAFLRYDRFDRLNKAQRTATEQQTPARANLIDLSPVPQSLSQPETTSVAASQPAFSAPSNQRQAANHTCLCASGAPEEDEFDMFAQTRGSSLADQRKSMRYEDPGAVEGLAGALDTRLQVTGAIPSSKPGPKNSTLEDIDRCLSADTETQPEAGDREGLTSEEFDKFLEERAKVADHIPSTHSLPPVSSRPPPQSARPQESSQDQLFSL comes from the exons ATGGAGTTTCTCATAGGAAgccccttctcttctcctgttGGACAACGAATTG AACGAGCCACCAGCGCCGCGCTGCATGCAGAGGACTGGGCCCTTAACATGGAGATATGTGACATCATCAACGAGACAGACGAAGG ACCCAAAGATGCAGTCAGAGCCATAAAGAAGAGGATTGTTGGTAATAAGAGCTTCAGGGAGATCATGTTGGCTCTGACA GTTCTGGAGGCATGTGTAAAGAACTGTGGCCACCGGTTCCATGTTCTAGTGGCGTCCCAGGACTTTGTGGAGGGGGTTCTGGTCCGAGCCATCCTGCCCAAGAACAACCCTCCCACCACCCTACACGACCGGGTGCTGAGCCTCATACAG gcgTGGGCCGATGCGTTCCGTAGCTCTCCCTCTCTGGGAGGTGTGGTCTGTGTGTACGAGGATCTGAGGAGGCGGGGCCTGGAGTTCCCTATGACTGACCTGGACGCCCTCTCCCCCATCCACACCCCCCTCAGG AGCATCCCAGAGAACGACTCCTCTGTTACAGTGCCAGCTCCACCACCTCAGAGTCAGACTCCCCGTGGCCCTGCTGCCTCGTCCCCTACCCAGGCTGCACTGACTGCCGTGCCCCCGCAACTCAGCGAGGgacccatctccatctctcctgaaCAG GCCCAGAAGCTGAGAGTTGACCTGGCTCTGGTCAGGGGGAACCTGACTGTGATGACTGAGATGTTGAACCAGTTGACGCCTGGACAGAGCCAGCAGGAGGACTCGGAGCTACTGCAG CAGTTGTACCAGGTGTGCAGGGAGATGCAGAGCCGTGTGGTGGAGCTGATCCCCAGGCTGCTGGACGAGGGCCTCATAGAGGAGCTGCTGGTCGTCAACGATGACTTAAACAATGCCTTCCTCCGCTACGACAG GTTTGACAGACTCAATAAGGCCCAGAGAACAgctacagagcag CAGACTCCTGCCAGGGCCAACCTCATTGACCTCAGCCCTGTGCCCCAGTCCCTCAGCCAACCAGAAACCACCTCTGTGGCCGCCAGCCAACCCGCATTCAGCGCTCCCTCCAATCAGAGGCAGGCAGCCAACCACA CCTGTCTCTGTGCGTCAGGTGCACCAGAGGAGGATGAGTTTGACATGTTTGCCCAGACCAGGGGCAGCTCTCTGGCCGATCAGAGGAAGAG TATGCGGTACGAAGACCCAGGAGCAGTGGAAGGACTGGCTGGAGCCCTGGACACCAGGTTACAGGTCACTGGAGCG atTCCTTCGTCTAAGCCTGGCCCTAAGAACTCCACCCTGGAAGACATTGACAGATGTCTGTCTGCGGACACAGAAACG CAACCAGAGGCTGGGGACAGGGAAGGGCTGACCAGTGAGG agTTTGACAAGTTTCTGGAGGAAAGGGCGAAGGTGGCCGACCACATTCCCTCAACACACAGCCTGCCCCCCGTCTCGTCCAGGCCCCCGCCACAATCCGCCCGGCCACAGGAGAGCTCCCAGGACCAGCTTTTCTCACTCTGA
- the LOC110485720 gene encoding target of Myb protein 1 isoform X6, whose amino-acid sequence MEFLIGSPFSSPVGQRIERATSAALHAEDWALNMEICDIINETDEGPKDAVRAIKKRIVGNKSFREIMLALTVLEACVKNCGHRFHVLVASQDFVEGVLVRAILPKNNPPTTLHDRVLSLIQAWADAFRSSPSLGGVVCVYEDLRRRGLEFPMTDLDALSPIHTPLRSIPENDSSVTVPAPPPQSQTPRGPAASSPTQAALTAVPPQLSEGPISISPEQAQKLRVDLALVRGNLTVMTEMLNQLTPGQSQQEDSELLQQLYQVCREMQSRVVELIPRLLDEGLIEELLVVNDDLNNAFLRYDRFDRLNKAQRTATEQQTPARANLIDLSPVPQSLSQPAFSAPSNQRQAANHSAPEEDEFDMFAQTRGSSLADQRKSMRYEDPGAVEGLAGALDTRLQVTGAIPSSKPGPKNSTLEDIDRCLSADTETQPEAGDREGLTSEEFDKFLEERAKVADHIPSTHSLPPVSSRPPPQSARPQESSQDQLFSL is encoded by the exons ATGGAGTTTCTCATAGGAAgccccttctcttctcctgttGGACAACGAATTG AACGAGCCACCAGCGCCGCGCTGCATGCAGAGGACTGGGCCCTTAACATGGAGATATGTGACATCATCAACGAGACAGACGAAGG ACCCAAAGATGCAGTCAGAGCCATAAAGAAGAGGATTGTTGGTAATAAGAGCTTCAGGGAGATCATGTTGGCTCTGACA GTTCTGGAGGCATGTGTAAAGAACTGTGGCCACCGGTTCCATGTTCTAGTGGCGTCCCAGGACTTTGTGGAGGGGGTTCTGGTCCGAGCCATCCTGCCCAAGAACAACCCTCCCACCACCCTACACGACCGGGTGCTGAGCCTCATACAG gcgTGGGCCGATGCGTTCCGTAGCTCTCCCTCTCTGGGAGGTGTGGTCTGTGTGTACGAGGATCTGAGGAGGCGGGGCCTGGAGTTCCCTATGACTGACCTGGACGCCCTCTCCCCCATCCACACCCCCCTCAGG AGCATCCCAGAGAACGACTCCTCTGTTACAGTGCCAGCTCCACCACCTCAGAGTCAGACTCCCCGTGGCCCTGCTGCCTCGTCCCCTACCCAGGCTGCACTGACTGCCGTGCCCCCGCAACTCAGCGAGGgacccatctccatctctcctgaaCAG GCCCAGAAGCTGAGAGTTGACCTGGCTCTGGTCAGGGGGAACCTGACTGTGATGACTGAGATGTTGAACCAGTTGACGCCTGGACAGAGCCAGCAGGAGGACTCGGAGCTACTGCAG CAGTTGTACCAGGTGTGCAGGGAGATGCAGAGCCGTGTGGTGGAGCTGATCCCCAGGCTGCTGGACGAGGGCCTCATAGAGGAGCTGCTGGTCGTCAACGATGACTTAAACAATGCCTTCCTCCGCTACGACAG GTTTGACAGACTCAATAAGGCCCAGAGAACAgctacagagcag CAGACTCCTGCCAGGGCCAACCTCATTGACCTCAGCCCTGTGCCCCAGTCCCT CAGCCAACCCGCATTCAGCGCTCCCTCCAATCAGAGGCAGGCAGCCAACCACA GTGCACCAGAGGAGGATGAGTTTGACATGTTTGCCCAGACCAGGGGCAGCTCTCTGGCCGATCAGAGGAAGAG TATGCGGTACGAAGACCCAGGAGCAGTGGAAGGACTGGCTGGAGCCCTGGACACCAGGTTACAGGTCACTGGAGCG atTCCTTCGTCTAAGCCTGGCCCTAAGAACTCCACCCTGGAAGACATTGACAGATGTCTGTCTGCGGACACAGAAACG CAACCAGAGGCTGGGGACAGGGAAGGGCTGACCAGTGAGG agTTTGACAAGTTTCTGGAGGAAAGGGCGAAGGTGGCCGACCACATTCCCTCAACACACAGCCTGCCCCCCGTCTCGTCCAGGCCCCCGCCACAATCCGCCCGGCCACAGGAGAGCTCCCAGGACCAGCTTTTCTCACTCTGA
- the LOC110485720 gene encoding target of Myb protein 1 isoform X3 produces the protein MEFLIGSPFSSPVGQRIERATSAALHAEDWALNMEICDIINETDEGPKDAVRAIKKRIVGNKSFREIMLALTVLEACVKNCGHRFHVLVASQDFVEGVLVRAILPKNNPPTTLHDRVLSLIQAWADAFRSSPSLGGVVCVYEDLRRRGLEFPMTDLDALSPIHTPLRSIPENDSSVTVPAPPPQSQTPRGPAASSPTQAALTAVPPQLSEGPISISPEQAQKLRVDLALVRGNLTVMTEMLNQLTPGQSQQEDSELLQQLYQVCREMQSRVVELIPRLLDEGLIEELLVVNDDLNNAFLRYDRFDRLNKAQRTATEQQTPARANLIDLSPVPQSLSQPETTSVAASQPAFSAPSNQRQAANHSAPEEDEFDMFAQTRGSSLADQRKSMRYEDPGAVEGLAGALDTRLQVTGAIPSSKPGPKNSTLEDIDRCLSADTETQPEAGDREGLTSEEFDKFLEERAKVADHIPSTHSLPPVSSRPPPQSARPQESSQDQLFSL, from the exons ATGGAGTTTCTCATAGGAAgccccttctcttctcctgttGGACAACGAATTG AACGAGCCACCAGCGCCGCGCTGCATGCAGAGGACTGGGCCCTTAACATGGAGATATGTGACATCATCAACGAGACAGACGAAGG ACCCAAAGATGCAGTCAGAGCCATAAAGAAGAGGATTGTTGGTAATAAGAGCTTCAGGGAGATCATGTTGGCTCTGACA GTTCTGGAGGCATGTGTAAAGAACTGTGGCCACCGGTTCCATGTTCTAGTGGCGTCCCAGGACTTTGTGGAGGGGGTTCTGGTCCGAGCCATCCTGCCCAAGAACAACCCTCCCACCACCCTACACGACCGGGTGCTGAGCCTCATACAG gcgTGGGCCGATGCGTTCCGTAGCTCTCCCTCTCTGGGAGGTGTGGTCTGTGTGTACGAGGATCTGAGGAGGCGGGGCCTGGAGTTCCCTATGACTGACCTGGACGCCCTCTCCCCCATCCACACCCCCCTCAGG AGCATCCCAGAGAACGACTCCTCTGTTACAGTGCCAGCTCCACCACCTCAGAGTCAGACTCCCCGTGGCCCTGCTGCCTCGTCCCCTACCCAGGCTGCACTGACTGCCGTGCCCCCGCAACTCAGCGAGGgacccatctccatctctcctgaaCAG GCCCAGAAGCTGAGAGTTGACCTGGCTCTGGTCAGGGGGAACCTGACTGTGATGACTGAGATGTTGAACCAGTTGACGCCTGGACAGAGCCAGCAGGAGGACTCGGAGCTACTGCAG CAGTTGTACCAGGTGTGCAGGGAGATGCAGAGCCGTGTGGTGGAGCTGATCCCCAGGCTGCTGGACGAGGGCCTCATAGAGGAGCTGCTGGTCGTCAACGATGACTTAAACAATGCCTTCCTCCGCTACGACAG GTTTGACAGACTCAATAAGGCCCAGAGAACAgctacagagcag CAGACTCCTGCCAGGGCCAACCTCATTGACCTCAGCCCTGTGCCCCAGTCCCTCAGCCAACCAGAAACCACCTCTGTGGCCGCCAGCCAACCCGCATTCAGCGCTCCCTCCAATCAGAGGCAGGCAGCCAACCACA GTGCACCAGAGGAGGATGAGTTTGACATGTTTGCCCAGACCAGGGGCAGCTCTCTGGCCGATCAGAGGAAGAG TATGCGGTACGAAGACCCAGGAGCAGTGGAAGGACTGGCTGGAGCCCTGGACACCAGGTTACAGGTCACTGGAGCG atTCCTTCGTCTAAGCCTGGCCCTAAGAACTCCACCCTGGAAGACATTGACAGATGTCTGTCTGCGGACACAGAAACG CAACCAGAGGCTGGGGACAGGGAAGGGCTGACCAGTGAGG agTTTGACAAGTTTCTGGAGGAAAGGGCGAAGGTGGCCGACCACATTCCCTCAACACACAGCCTGCCCCCCGTCTCGTCCAGGCCCCCGCCACAATCCGCCCGGCCACAGGAGAGCTCCCAGGACCAGCTTTTCTCACTCTGA
- the LOC110485720 gene encoding target of Myb protein 1 isoform X7, translating to MEFLIGSPFSSPVGQRIERATSAALHAEDWALNMEICDIINETDEGPKDAVRAIKKRIVGNKSFREIMLALTVLEACVKNCGHRFHVLVASQDFVEGVLVRAILPKNNPPTTLHDRVLSLIQAWADAFRSSPSLGGVVCVYEDLRRRGLEFPMTDLDALSPIHTPLRSIPENDSSVTVPAPPPQSQTPRGPAASSPTQAALTAVPPQLSEGPISISPEQAQKLRVDLALVRGNLTVMTEMLNQLTPGQSQQEDSELLQQLYQVCREMQSRVVELIPRLLDEGLIEELLVVNDDLNNAFLRYDRFDRLNKAQRTATEQTPARANLIDLSPVPQSLSQPAFSAPSNQRQAANHSAPEEDEFDMFAQTRGSSLADQRKSMRYEDPGAVEGLAGALDTRLQVTGAIPSSKPGPKNSTLEDIDRCLSADTETQPEAGDREGLTSEEFDKFLEERAKVADHIPSTHSLPPVSSRPPPQSARPQESSQDQLFSL from the exons ATGGAGTTTCTCATAGGAAgccccttctcttctcctgttGGACAACGAATTG AACGAGCCACCAGCGCCGCGCTGCATGCAGAGGACTGGGCCCTTAACATGGAGATATGTGACATCATCAACGAGACAGACGAAGG ACCCAAAGATGCAGTCAGAGCCATAAAGAAGAGGATTGTTGGTAATAAGAGCTTCAGGGAGATCATGTTGGCTCTGACA GTTCTGGAGGCATGTGTAAAGAACTGTGGCCACCGGTTCCATGTTCTAGTGGCGTCCCAGGACTTTGTGGAGGGGGTTCTGGTCCGAGCCATCCTGCCCAAGAACAACCCTCCCACCACCCTACACGACCGGGTGCTGAGCCTCATACAG gcgTGGGCCGATGCGTTCCGTAGCTCTCCCTCTCTGGGAGGTGTGGTCTGTGTGTACGAGGATCTGAGGAGGCGGGGCCTGGAGTTCCCTATGACTGACCTGGACGCCCTCTCCCCCATCCACACCCCCCTCAGG AGCATCCCAGAGAACGACTCCTCTGTTACAGTGCCAGCTCCACCACCTCAGAGTCAGACTCCCCGTGGCCCTGCTGCCTCGTCCCCTACCCAGGCTGCACTGACTGCCGTGCCCCCGCAACTCAGCGAGGgacccatctccatctctcctgaaCAG GCCCAGAAGCTGAGAGTTGACCTGGCTCTGGTCAGGGGGAACCTGACTGTGATGACTGAGATGTTGAACCAGTTGACGCCTGGACAGAGCCAGCAGGAGGACTCGGAGCTACTGCAG CAGTTGTACCAGGTGTGCAGGGAGATGCAGAGCCGTGTGGTGGAGCTGATCCCCAGGCTGCTGGACGAGGGCCTCATAGAGGAGCTGCTGGTCGTCAACGATGACTTAAACAATGCCTTCCTCCGCTACGACAG GTTTGACAGACTCAATAAGGCCCAGAGAACAgctacagagcag ACTCCTGCCAGGGCCAACCTCATTGACCTCAGCCCTGTGCCCCAGTCCCT CAGCCAACCCGCATTCAGCGCTCCCTCCAATCAGAGGCAGGCAGCCAACCACA GTGCACCAGAGGAGGATGAGTTTGACATGTTTGCCCAGACCAGGGGCAGCTCTCTGGCCGATCAGAGGAAGAG TATGCGGTACGAAGACCCAGGAGCAGTGGAAGGACTGGCTGGAGCCCTGGACACCAGGTTACAGGTCACTGGAGCG atTCCTTCGTCTAAGCCTGGCCCTAAGAACTCCACCCTGGAAGACATTGACAGATGTCTGTCTGCGGACACAGAAACG CAACCAGAGGCTGGGGACAGGGAAGGGCTGACCAGTGAGG agTTTGACAAGTTTCTGGAGGAAAGGGCGAAGGTGGCCGACCACATTCCCTCAACACACAGCCTGCCCCCCGTCTCGTCCAGGCCCCCGCCACAATCCGCCCGGCCACAGGAGAGCTCCCAGGACCAGCTTTTCTCACTCTGA
- the LOC110485720 gene encoding target of Myb protein 1 isoform X4, with translation MEFLIGSPFSSPVGQRIERATSAALHAEDWALNMEICDIINETDEGPKDAVRAIKKRIVGNKSFREIMLALTVLEACVKNCGHRFHVLVASQDFVEGVLVRAILPKNNPPTTLHDRVLSLIQAWADAFRSSPSLGGVVCVYEDLRRRGLEFPMTDLDALSPIHTPLRSIPENDSSVTVPAPPPQSQTPRGPAASSPTQAALTAVPPQLSEGPISISPEQAQKLRVDLALVRGNLTVMTEMLNQLTPGQSQQEDSELLQQLYQVCREMQSRVVELIPRLLDEGLIEELLVVNDDLNNAFLRYDRFDRLNKAQRTATEQQTPARANLIDLSPVPQSLSQPAFSAPSNQRQAANHTCLCASGAPEEDEFDMFAQTRGSSLADQRKSMRYEDPGAVEGLAGALDTRLQVTGAIPSSKPGPKNSTLEDIDRCLSADTETQPEAGDREGLTSEEFDKFLEERAKVADHIPSTHSLPPVSSRPPPQSARPQESSQDQLFSL, from the exons ATGGAGTTTCTCATAGGAAgccccttctcttctcctgttGGACAACGAATTG AACGAGCCACCAGCGCCGCGCTGCATGCAGAGGACTGGGCCCTTAACATGGAGATATGTGACATCATCAACGAGACAGACGAAGG ACCCAAAGATGCAGTCAGAGCCATAAAGAAGAGGATTGTTGGTAATAAGAGCTTCAGGGAGATCATGTTGGCTCTGACA GTTCTGGAGGCATGTGTAAAGAACTGTGGCCACCGGTTCCATGTTCTAGTGGCGTCCCAGGACTTTGTGGAGGGGGTTCTGGTCCGAGCCATCCTGCCCAAGAACAACCCTCCCACCACCCTACACGACCGGGTGCTGAGCCTCATACAG gcgTGGGCCGATGCGTTCCGTAGCTCTCCCTCTCTGGGAGGTGTGGTCTGTGTGTACGAGGATCTGAGGAGGCGGGGCCTGGAGTTCCCTATGACTGACCTGGACGCCCTCTCCCCCATCCACACCCCCCTCAGG AGCATCCCAGAGAACGACTCCTCTGTTACAGTGCCAGCTCCACCACCTCAGAGTCAGACTCCCCGTGGCCCTGCTGCCTCGTCCCCTACCCAGGCTGCACTGACTGCCGTGCCCCCGCAACTCAGCGAGGgacccatctccatctctcctgaaCAG GCCCAGAAGCTGAGAGTTGACCTGGCTCTGGTCAGGGGGAACCTGACTGTGATGACTGAGATGTTGAACCAGTTGACGCCTGGACAGAGCCAGCAGGAGGACTCGGAGCTACTGCAG CAGTTGTACCAGGTGTGCAGGGAGATGCAGAGCCGTGTGGTGGAGCTGATCCCCAGGCTGCTGGACGAGGGCCTCATAGAGGAGCTGCTGGTCGTCAACGATGACTTAAACAATGCCTTCCTCCGCTACGACAG GTTTGACAGACTCAATAAGGCCCAGAGAACAgctacagagcag CAGACTCCTGCCAGGGCCAACCTCATTGACCTCAGCCCTGTGCCCCAGTCCCT CAGCCAACCCGCATTCAGCGCTCCCTCCAATCAGAGGCAGGCAGCCAACCACA CCTGTCTCTGTGCGTCAGGTGCACCAGAGGAGGATGAGTTTGACATGTTTGCCCAGACCAGGGGCAGCTCTCTGGCCGATCAGAGGAAGAG TATGCGGTACGAAGACCCAGGAGCAGTGGAAGGACTGGCTGGAGCCCTGGACACCAGGTTACAGGTCACTGGAGCG atTCCTTCGTCTAAGCCTGGCCCTAAGAACTCCACCCTGGAAGACATTGACAGATGTCTGTCTGCGGACACAGAAACG CAACCAGAGGCTGGGGACAGGGAAGGGCTGACCAGTGAGG agTTTGACAAGTTTCTGGAGGAAAGGGCGAAGGTGGCCGACCACATTCCCTCAACACACAGCCTGCCCCCCGTCTCGTCCAGGCCCCCGCCACAATCCGCCCGGCCACAGGAGAGCTCCCAGGACCAGCTTTTCTCACTCTGA
- the LOC110485720 gene encoding target of Myb protein 1 isoform X2 translates to MEFLIGSPFSSPVGQRIERATSAALHAEDWALNMEICDIINETDEGPKDAVRAIKKRIVGNKSFREIMLALTVLEACVKNCGHRFHVLVASQDFVEGVLVRAILPKNNPPTTLHDRVLSLIQAWADAFRSSPSLGGVVCVYEDLRRRGLEFPMTDLDALSPIHTPLRSIPENDSSVTVPAPPPQSQTPRGPAASSPTQAALTAVPPQLSEGPISISPEQAQKLRVDLALVRGNLTVMTEMLNQLTPGQSQQEDSELLQQLYQVCREMQSRVVELIPRLLDEGLIEELLVVNDDLNNAFLRYDRFDRLNKAQRTATEQTPARANLIDLSPVPQSLSQPETTSVAASQPAFSAPSNQRQAANHTCLCASGAPEEDEFDMFAQTRGSSLADQRKSMRYEDPGAVEGLAGALDTRLQVTGAIPSSKPGPKNSTLEDIDRCLSADTETQPEAGDREGLTSEEFDKFLEERAKVADHIPSTHSLPPVSSRPPPQSARPQESSQDQLFSL, encoded by the exons ATGGAGTTTCTCATAGGAAgccccttctcttctcctgttGGACAACGAATTG AACGAGCCACCAGCGCCGCGCTGCATGCAGAGGACTGGGCCCTTAACATGGAGATATGTGACATCATCAACGAGACAGACGAAGG ACCCAAAGATGCAGTCAGAGCCATAAAGAAGAGGATTGTTGGTAATAAGAGCTTCAGGGAGATCATGTTGGCTCTGACA GTTCTGGAGGCATGTGTAAAGAACTGTGGCCACCGGTTCCATGTTCTAGTGGCGTCCCAGGACTTTGTGGAGGGGGTTCTGGTCCGAGCCATCCTGCCCAAGAACAACCCTCCCACCACCCTACACGACCGGGTGCTGAGCCTCATACAG gcgTGGGCCGATGCGTTCCGTAGCTCTCCCTCTCTGGGAGGTGTGGTCTGTGTGTACGAGGATCTGAGGAGGCGGGGCCTGGAGTTCCCTATGACTGACCTGGACGCCCTCTCCCCCATCCACACCCCCCTCAGG AGCATCCCAGAGAACGACTCCTCTGTTACAGTGCCAGCTCCACCACCTCAGAGTCAGACTCCCCGTGGCCCTGCTGCCTCGTCCCCTACCCAGGCTGCACTGACTGCCGTGCCCCCGCAACTCAGCGAGGgacccatctccatctctcctgaaCAG GCCCAGAAGCTGAGAGTTGACCTGGCTCTGGTCAGGGGGAACCTGACTGTGATGACTGAGATGTTGAACCAGTTGACGCCTGGACAGAGCCAGCAGGAGGACTCGGAGCTACTGCAG CAGTTGTACCAGGTGTGCAGGGAGATGCAGAGCCGTGTGGTGGAGCTGATCCCCAGGCTGCTGGACGAGGGCCTCATAGAGGAGCTGCTGGTCGTCAACGATGACTTAAACAATGCCTTCCTCCGCTACGACAG GTTTGACAGACTCAATAAGGCCCAGAGAACAgctacagagcag ACTCCTGCCAGGGCCAACCTCATTGACCTCAGCCCTGTGCCCCAGTCCCTCAGCCAACCAGAAACCACCTCTGTGGCCGCCAGCCAACCCGCATTCAGCGCTCCCTCCAATCAGAGGCAGGCAGCCAACCACA CCTGTCTCTGTGCGTCAGGTGCACCAGAGGAGGATGAGTTTGACATGTTTGCCCAGACCAGGGGCAGCTCTCTGGCCGATCAGAGGAAGAG TATGCGGTACGAAGACCCAGGAGCAGTGGAAGGACTGGCTGGAGCCCTGGACACCAGGTTACAGGTCACTGGAGCG atTCCTTCGTCTAAGCCTGGCCCTAAGAACTCCACCCTGGAAGACATTGACAGATGTCTGTCTGCGGACACAGAAACG CAACCAGAGGCTGGGGACAGGGAAGGGCTGACCAGTGAGG agTTTGACAAGTTTCTGGAGGAAAGGGCGAAGGTGGCCGACCACATTCCCTCAACACACAGCCTGCCCCCCGTCTCGTCCAGGCCCCCGCCACAATCCGCCCGGCCACAGGAGAGCTCCCAGGACCAGCTTTTCTCACTCTGA